Below is a window of Chroogloeocystis siderophila 5.2 s.c.1 DNA.
AAAAGCCAGCACCCCTTTCATTGTCATTTTTCTATTATCAATGAATCAGCCCTGGGAGATGCAAGGGGGCGAAAAAGCTTGGTGCGACAATTTCTCAAATTCCCCCACAGTGGAGAATTTAAAGGGCATTCGCCAAAATCTCCTACACACCTATTCCTTATTCGCAACAGGTGCAGCATAGCGTTTAAGGACAACTGTTTCACCGTAGCTAAGAAGTCTTTCGATTGTCGCCAGACGATTTTCCCAGACTTTAGCTTGATAAGGATTTTCGAGAGCGTAGGGTCGCATCCAACTTCTGAATTGTAACTGGAAATGAGTTAATGCGGCTCTAGCAATGCTTAAGCGATGTAATGAAGGATCTGCGGCGAGTTGCTTTAAAGCATTTTCTAAATCGGTCACTTGAATGTTAAACAAAGAAAGCGAGCGCCCGCGTAATCGCAGCTGGTTATTTGCTGCGAGAAAGTTCCATTCTTGCTGCAAGCTATTGTAACGGGCTGCGGCGGTGTGGAACGGTTGGCGATAGGGTACTGGGGCTTGAAGATCACCTTGTGTCCGCTTAAATAGCGTTTGTAACTCATCACTTAGATTTTCAACGGCAAATAGCGAGTATCCACTTACTGGAAGATCTCTAGCAAGTTGAATTTGATCGACTGCGGCTGGTACTGGTAAATCAAGTAAGCGAATTCCTGGTAAGACAAGCGTCGAACCTAACTTATTTGATGTAATCCACGGTTGTGCGAGACGCCCAAAGCGATACGTATCCAACGCATAAGTCATTGGAACAATCACATCAACATCACCGCGACTTGCCCACACTTCCCAATGCTGTTGTAATTTTTGAATGCGCTCGTGTTCGGAAAGCGGAAACACCGCCGCCGATAAAATAATCTGAGGATGCTTGCGCCGCAAGTATTGCGAGACTTCAGCAACAAAACTATCAACTTGCTGCGTGCGAAATTGCGTCCACTTTTGCCATAAATCCGGTTGACGGGGTGAAATCTGGAGCGGATCAGCCCCAGTCAATTGCTGAAACTTTTGCCGTGCAACTTTACCATAACCATAAGTGCGTTCTGCCCCAGGATCTTGGAAGGGATAGCGAATGTAATCGAGTTGCAACCCATCGACTTGATAGCGGCTGACAATTTCTTCAAAAAGTCGTAATAAGTATTGTCGTACTTCCGGATTTGCGGGGTCTAAAAATGGCTTTCCTTGACCAGGAGGAAAAATATTCCCGCGATTATCGTAACTTGCCCAGTCAGGATTAGCGGCAATTAATGGTCCTGGATACTCTACTGGCAGATTAATGATTGTATTATGGCGTTGATTTCCTGCCGCAAACACCCACACCCAAGCGTGTAACTCCATATCACGCGCTTTGGCTAACTTGACTGCACTCGCAAGCGGGTCCCATCCTTGAATTAATGGATTTTGTTGAGGTGCAACCGTACTTGGGTAAATCGGATACCCTGCATTGACTGTTTCAAAAAAGACGGTATTGATGCCTGCGGCAGCTAATTGGTCAAAAATCTTTGCAAGTCCTTGTTCTGAACCTGCACGGACAATACTGCCGCGATCTAGCCACATTGCGCGAATTTCGGGTTGGGCGAGTGGGTGCTCGCTTGGATAATTTTGCCACAACATTTGCTGTGCTTTAAGCCATTGATTCCGCGCAGCGACATAGTCGCCTTGTTTCACCAGTTGTGGTAGGATTTTGGCGATCGCTTTTGCGTCGGCTAGTGCTGTTGCTGCGGCTTCAGATTCAACCCTAGTATTAGCTTTAGTACTGTTTCTCGCATTTGCGGCTAACTGCGCACTTTCAAACCTACCAATTAAATTTTGCAGTTCTTGTTGAAGTGCGATCGCTTCTATACTTGAGATGGGATTGTTTGAGTTGGGTGCTGTTGGTAATCCTCTAGGGGCAATGCGCTCGATGGCTTCTTCTTCACGATTGGCAGGTGGTGGCGCGATCGCTACGCGGGTTGGTGTAGCTGGCTTTGATGGTGAAGATACAGCAACTGCACTACCATTACAATTTTTTGGCGTTGTCGTTGGCGCATCTGATAAGGGAACATAGCGGCTGACTGCTGCGCGTAGCCAAGCACTATCCATTGCAACTGGTGCAGCATTATCAGTTCCCCACTGCCAACCTAGCACCGTCGAACGTTCGGTTGTCACAACGGCTGGAGGTGTATCCTTTGATTGCCAAATCGCCGCCGGTTTACTTGTCAAATTTGCGGGAATGACAACTCCACCGCGAATTGTCCCTGCAAGCCCTGGTTGGCGTACCCAGCTTTGCGTATTAATCCTTAATGGTTGCACTTGCGAAGGTTGATTCATCTCAAAACCCCAGTACGCGCCTAGTAGCGATCGCAGTAGTTGCCGTACGCCTGGTTGGCTTGTATTCCCCACAGGACCACTTGCAATCACCTTCCCGCCTCGGCTAATCCATTCTTCTAAGGCAATTGCTTGTGTTGGAGACAAAGTTGCAATATTAGGTAAAAATACCACAGGGGGATTACTGAAATCTGTTGCGTTCCTCACATTTTCTAGGTTTATAACACAATATGCAACTTTTGCTGCTTGCAATCGCTCGGTTATCCCCTGCCATTGCGTCGCATTTTCCTGGCTTCTCACCACTCCTAACACGCTTTTCTCTTGGGCTATTGCGGGTTTTTGTCCTACCAGGGGAGATACGGACGACACAAGGTAAGATGTCAGCGGTAGTAGGCAAAATAATTTGATGCGGATGTTTTTTAGACAATTATTAGCCCGTGGTGATGACTGTGAGGCTGTGAAAGATAGCTTTATAGACATTAGTGCGTACACATTTCGATGAGTTCTTCTACCCCCCGAATCGGTACTACGGGTGTTTTCAGTTTACTAGCTAATTCCGCAATCGTCATGTCATCTAAAAAACACGTATCCCCCTGTTTTAACATCATCGCAGGTAGTAATATTTTTTCGCCTAAATCTTTTCCCTGCAATCCTTGTAGTAAATCTTGTCCGGTAAGTAAACCAGTGACTGTGATGCTTTGTCCCCAATAATTGCTACATAAAGCAACCATATTTACCTGTAAATTTATGACTTGATTGAGTCGCTGTAAGATCGGTTGAAAAGCATGTTCAACAGCATTACCTACAACCCAAGTTACTTTTCTTGGGAAAGTCATTTTTGCTGGCAAATGTTGGGCGGCGATCGCAAACTGTTTCAAGAAAGCGCGGATCGAACCAACACCATTATCAATTTGAGGATAATCTTCGTAGTGCGACTCCGGCGGAAGTTCTTCTTGAGCGATTAAAAACCACTCATCGGCTAACCACGCAAATGTTGAACCAAATGAAGTGCGAAACTTCTCTTGCAGTGATCGCACAAGTGCGATCACTTCTTGCGCCTTGGCTCGATCTACAGAAATCAGTTCATCTTCTGCGGGGCGAAACCGCGTTAACCCCACAGGAACAACCGCAACAGAAGCAACAGCGGGTGTTTCTCCGTGATGAAAACGAGCTAAATCGAGTAGCGTTCGTTCGAGATGAATGCCATCATTAATTCCTGGACAGACGACAACTTGAGCGTGAATTTGTAACCGTCGTTGTTGAAACCACTCGATGTGCTGTAAAATTTGCCCTGCACGCGGATTTTTTAAGAGTCGAACTCGGACTTCTGGTTCAGTCGCATGAACAGAAACATAGAGAGGCGATAAACGTAACTGTTCAATACGTTCCCATTCTTTTGGCGGCAGATTTGTCAACGTTAAATACGAGCCGTATAAAAAGCTTAAACGGTAATCATCGTCTTTGAGATACAGACTTTGCCGTTTACCAGGCGGCTGCTGATCGATAAAGCAAAACGGACAGCGGTTATTACACTGAATCAGATTATCAAATAACGCCGTTTCAAACTCTAACCCCAAGTCTTCATCGTAGTCTTTTTCGATTTCAATTTGATGACTTTTGCCAGCAGCATCGAGAACTTCGAGTTCTAGCACTTCATCCGCACATAAAAATTGATAGTCAATTAAGTCACGCGGACGATTACCATTAATTGTGACAATCGCATCGCCTGGTTCAAAGCCAATTTCTGCGGCGATCGATTCAGGAAGAACTTTGGTAATTTTAGCAGGGCGAATAGCGTGACTCATAGACGAAGAAAGCAGGCTACTATGTGTTTTGTAGTAGTCCAGTGCTAATTGCAGTTAAGATTGCTATTCCAAATGCTAACCTATACACGACAAAAACCCAGGTGTTATGCGTTTGCAAAAACCGTAACAACCAGGCGATCGCCGCATAAGAAAACACCGCAGCAGAAATAATCCCAGCAATCAGCGGTAAAACTCCCGTATTGCCTAATCCTATCTCAATTGCACCTTTCAGTTCTACTAAGCCTGCTAAGGTAATTGCGGGAATACCTAATAAAAAAGAAAATCGAGCAGCAGGGGCGCGATCTAATCCGGTAAACAGTGCGGCTGTTAACGTTGAACCTGAACGCGAAACTCCAGGAATTAATGCCAACGCTTGAGCTAAACCTACTACAATACTGTCTTGCAGCTTAAGGCTATCTAAACCACGTTTGCGTCTTCCTACTTGTTCAGCAAGCCCCAGTAATAAAGATAGTCCAATCGATGTAAAGGCAATGACTTGCAAACTCCGCATAGGCGAGTTGTCGAAATCTGGAATTAAAAACTTGATGAGTAATCCAAAGAAAATGATCGGAATTGAGCCTAAAATAATTCCCAAGCCAAGGCGGAAGTCATAGGAACTATAGTTTTTAGTTGCGATCGCTTTAAATATTCCTGTCGTAATTTGCTTTAAGTCGCTCCAAAAATACCACAGTACTGCCCCAATGCTACCCAATTGAATAACTGCGGTATACGCAACGCCAGGATCGCCCCACCCTAAAACGACTGGTACAACTTTAAGATGTGCGGTACTACTGATTGGCAAGAACTCGGTTAACCCTTGTACCATACCGAGAACAATGCCTTGAAATATATCTATCTGAGGTACTGCAACTATCTCTGGATTCGGTTGGCTGAAAACTTGGCTTGGTAAAGTAGCAACTGCAAACGCAGCGATACCTGTGCTTGCGAGTTTAAACCAGCGCGGTAGGGATAATGCCATATTCCTGTTTCTATACCAATGTCTCGTACAGCATAGCGGCAAATATCGATCTGAGCTAGATCGAGCTAGTTGTCTTTAAGAAATTCTTACTTTAGCTGGATGCCTTCTCTTAAAGAGAGTAACTCACCTGATAACGTCACGAGCTAATCGCTCATCGCTCATCGCTAATTACTTTAATTTCAATTTAGATTATGATAAATATGCCCCCTAGGGGGATTAATGCTACGATAAACTTTAATAAGATTAAGTTAAGTAAAGAATCATAACAAATCATTGGTTAATCATACATTGTCCTCATATTCAGCTTCGCCCCCAGTTCCTACTGGAGAAAATGCGATTGTTCCCTTACCCGCAATTGGTTCGCGCCAAGCTTGGTTATTTTTTGCTGCGGCAGTTTTTTTAGTAACCGTACCAGTATTTATTGAAGCACCCCTTGTGCGATCGCTACCGAGTTTGAGTTTAGCGTTAACTGGTGGCTGGATGGCGCTTAGTTTATTTTTGATGTCACGCCCAGCAACGCATCATTGGGGCGATCTTTTATTCGGATTTAGCTGGAGTTGGTTAGCTGGTTCGTTGTATTGGGGTTGGCTGCGTTGGGAACCATTGTTGCATTTACCCGTAGAAGCGATCGCGCTACCATTTGCACTTTTTTGTATCTGGCGTAATTGGGGGCTAATAGGTAGCTGTTTTTACCTTGGTTCTTTATTTGGAACTGTAGTTACAGATATATACTTTTACTTAGTTGATTTAATTCCGCATTGGCGACAGTTAATGCAAGTCGAGCCAGCACTCGCCGCACCCATATTACAGAATGCTTTGGCGCAAGTTCATACATCGTGGGGACAACTGTGGGCGATTGTCTTAGCAAGTGTGCTACTCACAGTTGGAGTTTTACCTTTACGTAAGTTACAACTGCATTTATGGGCGTTTGGTGGTGCAGTCTTAAGTACAATCTTGGTAGATCTATTATTTTGGATAGCTGCATTAGCTGCGTGAAACTGAAGAAAGGCGAAGACGAAGAGGTAGAAGGTTTTGATATTCTAGAAGCTCCATGTGTCTTCATACTTTGAAGCTTCTAACTCATTTAAGACAATATATATCCCTAGAAATCGCTTTAACAATACTGTCTCAAAAGCCTACTCTCCTGCTTTATTTATGAGAACTCCATAAAAGCCTTCTGTTTTCTGAACTCTAATCCATCTTTCTGTTTCATGTTTGAGATTCAATTACCAAAATTTGCTTATCAATGCTATAAGTGATAGCTTCGGGATCAATAAAGCTATATATTAGTTTCAGAAAGCCTGCTGTGTGTTGATTTCAGATTGATGGAAAGAGGTAGAGAAATCGTGAAACGATTGATGCGTGTATTGGCAATTTTGTTTTTCGTCGTAGGGTGTCTGGGATGGCTTGGCGTACCGCAACAAGCAGTTGCGGCAAATTTGAGCAATGTCAGCCTGCATTCAGCAATTTTGGGGGTTGAGGTAGAATCAGCACCGCGAAACCGTGCTGATGACAAACTAGCTACGGACTTTGGTAAAAAAATTGATTTGAACAATACCAATGTAAGAGCATTTCAACGGTATCCAGGAATGTATCCTAATCTAGCCAAGAAAATCATCAAGAATGCTCCCTACGAAAATGTTGAGGATGTGTTAAATATTGAAGGATTGAGTGATCGCCAGAAAGAACTGTTACAAGCGAATCTGGACAAATTTACGGTAACTGAACCCGAAGCAGCTTTTGTCGAGGGCGATGATCGCGTTAACAATGGAATCTATCGATAACAGCTAAAACACATTTATCTGAACAACCCACTCCCAACGGAGTGGGCTATTTTTATATAAACAGGGTTGTACTTTAGCTAATTGCTCTCTAAATTACTTTCAAAGTTAAAATTTTATTGCCTTGTCTCAAATTAATCTTCAAACTCAATTTGATGTCATTGTCGTTGGTGCTGGTGCTGCGGGACTGTACACCACGCTATGTTTGCCAGAAAATCTGCAAGTTGGCTTAATTACCAAAGATACGGTATCGCTGTCGGCGAGTGATTGGGCGCAGGGGGGAATTGCGGCGGCAATCGCGCCGGATGATTCGCCACTACTTCACATTGAAGATACTCTGCACGCAGGTGCAGGGTTATGCGATCGCACCGCTGTAGAATTCATGGCAAAAATGGCACCGAGTTGCATCCAATCGCTCGTCAAACTGGGAGTTGCATTCGATCGCCGCGATCGCGAACTAGCTTTAACATTAGAAGCCGCGCATTCTCGCCGTCGCGTACTTCATGCTGCGGATACGACGGGTAGAGAAGTGACAACAACTCTCACGGCTCAAGTTCTACAACGCCAAAACATCCAAGTTATCCAGCAAGCTTATGCCTTAAATTTGTGGCTCGACGCGCAGCAACGCTGTCAAGGAATTTGCTTACTTTATCAAGATTGTATTACTTGGGTAAAAGCCAAAGCCGTTGTTCTCGCTACAGGCGGTGGGGGACAAGTTTTTGCGCAAACCACAAATCCGGCGATTAGTACCGGAGATGGAGTGGCGATCGCTTGGCGGGCGGGTGCTTTACTGCGAGACTTAGAATTTGTGCAATTTCATCCTACGGCTTTAACAAAAGCTGGCGCGCCACGCTTTTTGATTAGCGAAGCTGTACGCGGAGAAGGCGCGCACTTAATTGATGATCAAGGACACCGCTTTGCGTTTGACTACCATCCTGCGGGAGAATTAGCACCTAGAGATGTGGTAAGTCGTGCAATTTTCAATCACTTACAGCGTACTGCATCTGATCCGGCAACGGCTCATGTTTGGTTAGATTTACGTCCAATCCCAAAAGAGACTATTCTGCATCGTTTTCCTAATATTATTCAAGTGTGCCAGCGCTGGGGAATTGATCTATTTTCTGAACCCGTTCCGGTAGCTCCTGCGGCGCATTATTGGATGGGTGGAATCGTTACAGATTTACATAACCACACTTCGATTCCTGGATTGTATGCAGTTGGTGAAACTGCAAGTACCGGAGTACATGGCGCAAATCGTTTAGCGAGTAATTCTCTGCTAGAGTGTATTGTTTTTGGCGCGCAGATGGCGCATTTAAATGAGGAATTAGTTCCTTTGAGCAAGGATGATAGCTACATTCTGTCGAGTATTGATATTCCATTGTCTGAAGATGATTGGTTAACTCAACAACAAAAATTAACAACGTGGCGTCAGGAATTACCGCGTTTAGTATGGCAAGGTGCAGGAATTTGTCGTGAAGCAAGTAAATTAGAAGGGGCGATCGCGCAGATTGTCGCTTGGCAAGACGAACTTGCAGCTTTACCTTTGAGTCAGTTTGTACTTCATTTACCCCCAGCACAGACAGTTACCGTCGATTCACCTCTTGCTGAACAACAGTTGCGCTTATGGGGAGAAACGCGGAACTTACTTGATGTCGCTTATCTTATTCTCAAAAGTGCGTCTTTTCGTACCGAAAGCCGTGGGGGGCACTATCGTATAGATTACGCTCAAACCGACCCTAATTGGCAAGTTCACACGTTGGTACAACAGCATCAGTGGTGGCAATCTGAAAGAGTGGAAGAGTAAATTTTACTTCTTTGACAGCTACCTAGTACCAGAACCTTGAGTACTTTTAGGCGCACCTTTTCGCGGCGGAATAAAACGAGAAGTTGAATTTGTGTTGACATTCGTCGCTGGCGATTCCAAATCAGCAGCTAAGACAATCGTCACATCAGCAATACTATATTCAGGAGCATTTGTGTTAAAAAAAATACTTATTAGCTTCTGTGTTTCTATGAAGTTAAACAGTTGTACCCCGACAACAAAAGTGACAATAGTTGTAAGTTTGAAATAAATTGCCATAGATGCTGCTGGAGCGCTATATATTTCAGTATTTCATATTCCTTTGTTTTTTACGTACATTTACGTAACACACATAGTTAATTTACACAAGCTTAGAAAAGCCTGGCGTGTCATCAGTAAATTCACTAGAAGACACTCATAGCAGGAGTTATACCATTTCACTGTAAATTTGCTACAAATGGGTAGCACAGGTGCAGGGGAACCAGTTGCGTGCGGAGGTGTCCTCCGTTGAGGCGCAGGCTCCTGAAGCTGGCTATTTGTAGTAGTAACTTCAGAAATGGTATTAGATGCACAAGGCGGGTATAGTCTAGTGTGCGCAGGCACACTTTGATTGCATAGCCGCGACTTCAGTCGCAGGACTTCTAGTGCAAAGGAACAGCCTCAGCAAACTGGTAGCAATTCTTACCAATTCGCTTAGCTTGGTACATTGCCAAATCAGCTTGTTTTACTATCGTTTCTTGGACTGTGCCATTGTTCGGATAAATGCTAATGCCGATGCTGGCAGTAATAGATATGGTGTGTCCGTTAAGATGGAATTCTTGTGACAGCATTGTTAAAATTTTTTCCGCAACAGTAGCAGCATCATCTGCTTTGGCGATTCCTGGAAGAATAACCGTAAATTCGTCACCGCCAAGTCGAGACACAATGTCGCTACCACGCAAACAAAGTGTTAATCGTTGTGCAACTGTCACCAGTAGGCGATCGCCGCTATCGTGTCCGAGAGTATCATTAACTTGCTTGAATCCATCCAAGTCGATAAACAACAACGCTAGTGATAATTTATTATTTTCTGCCCAGGCAAGCGACTGATTGAGGTGGTCGTAAAATAACTTGCGGTTGGGTAAACCTGTGAGTGAGTCGTGATAAGCAAGATAACGCAAACGGTCTTGCGAATGTTGTAATTCAGTGTTTGAGCGCAAAAGTTCAGCAGCGGTGCGCTTGAGTTCCTCTTCAATTCGCTTACGTTCTGTAATGTCGCGCATCACTCCCACTAAAAATAAATTACCCGCCGCGTCTTTGTGCAGTGATTTTTTAGTCGCAACAAGATGCGTAATGCCTCTAGAATCCGTTACTTCTTCTTCGTTTTCAATCGCATTGCCACTGACGAAAACAATATCATCCTGTTGCCAAGAAATATCGGCTTGATGTTGCGGGAGAAATTGATAGTCTGACTTTTCGAGTAACTCCTCCAGTGGATAGCCAATAAATTGACAAAATGCGTCGTTTAAAACGATCCACTGATGCTGTTGGTTTTTGACAAAAACAGGATCGGGAATTGTATTAATCACTTCCTGCAAAAATTCTTTTGATCGCTGTAGCCCTTCTTGTTGATAGGCGATGTGGCTGGCGATCGCTACCGCACAGCCAGCAATACCCAAGAGTGGCGGAACAACAGGTA
It encodes the following:
- a CDS encoding TIGR03279 family radical SAM protein, with the translated sequence MSHAIRPAKITKVLPESIAAEIGFEPGDAIVTINGNRPRDLIDYQFLCADEVLELEVLDAAGKSHQIEIEKDYDEDLGLEFETALFDNLIQCNNRCPFCFIDQQPPGKRQSLYLKDDDYRLSFLYGSYLTLTNLPPKEWERIEQLRLSPLYVSVHATEPEVRVRLLKNPRAGQILQHIEWFQQRRLQIHAQVVVCPGINDGIHLERTLLDLARFHHGETPAVASVAVVPVGLTRFRPAEDELISVDRAKAQEVIALVRSLQEKFRTSFGSTFAWLADEWFLIAQEELPPESHYEDYPQIDNGVGSIRAFLKQFAIAAQHLPAKMTFPRKVTWVVGNAVEHAFQPILQRLNQVINLQVNMVALCSNYWGQSITVTGLLTGQDLLQGLQGKDLGEKILLPAMMLKQGDTCFLDDMTIAELASKLKTPVVPIRGVEELIEMCTH
- the nadB gene encoding L-aspartate oxidase, whose amino-acid sequence is MSQINLQTQFDVIVVGAGAAGLYTTLCLPENLQVGLITKDTVSLSASDWAQGGIAAAIAPDDSPLLHIEDTLHAGAGLCDRTAVEFMAKMAPSCIQSLVKLGVAFDRRDRELALTLEAAHSRRRVLHAADTTGREVTTTLTAQVLQRQNIQVIQQAYALNLWLDAQQRCQGICLLYQDCITWVKAKAVVLATGGGGQVFAQTTNPAISTGDGVAIAWRAGALLRDLEFVQFHPTALTKAGAPRFLISEAVRGEGAHLIDDQGHRFAFDYHPAGELAPRDVVSRAIFNHLQRTASDPATAHVWLDLRPIPKETILHRFPNIIQVCQRWGIDLFSEPVPVAPAAHYWMGGIVTDLHNHTSIPGLYAVGETASTGVHGANRLASNSLLECIVFGAQMAHLNEELVPLSKDDSYILSSIDIPLSEDDWLTQQQKLTTWRQELPRLVWQGAGICREASKLEGAIAQIVAWQDELAALPLSQFVLHLPPAQTVTVDSPLAEQQLRLWGETRNLLDVAYLILKSASFRTESRGGHYRIDYAQTDPNWQVHTLVQQHQWWQSERVEE
- a CDS encoding family 10 glycosylhydrolase, translated to MSIKLSFTASQSSPRANNCLKNIRIKLFCLLPLTSYLVSSVSPLVGQKPAIAQEKSVLGVVRSQENATQWQGITERLQAAKVAYCVINLENVRNATDFSNPPVVFLPNIATLSPTQAIALEEWISRGGKVIASGPVGNTSQPGVRQLLRSLLGAYWGFEMNQPSQVQPLRINTQSWVRQPGLAGTIRGGVVIPANLTSKPAAIWQSKDTPPAVVTTERSTVLGWQWGTDNAAPVAMDSAWLRAAVSRYVPLSDAPTTTPKNCNGSAVAVSSPSKPATPTRVAIAPPPANREEEAIERIAPRGLPTAPNSNNPISSIEAIALQQELQNLIGRFESAQLAANARNSTKANTRVESEAAATALADAKAIAKILPQLVKQGDYVAARNQWLKAQQMLWQNYPSEHPLAQPEIRAMWLDRGSIVRAGSEQGLAKIFDQLAAAGINTVFFETVNAGYPIYPSTVAPQQNPLIQGWDPLASAVKLAKARDMELHAWVWVFAAGNQRHNTIINLPVEYPGPLIAANPDWASYDNRGNIFPPGQGKPFLDPANPEVRQYLLRLFEEIVSRYQVDGLQLDYIRYPFQDPGAERTYGYGKVARQKFQQLTGADPLQISPRQPDLWQKWTQFRTQQVDSFVAEVSQYLRRKHPQIILSAAVFPLSEHERIQKLQQHWEVWASRGDVDVIVPMTYALDTYRFGRLAQPWITSNKLGSTLVLPGIRLLDLPVPAAVDQIQLARDLPVSGYSLFAVENLSDELQTLFKRTQGDLQAPVPYRQPFHTAAARYNSLQQEWNFLAANNQLRLRGRSLSLFNIQVTDLENALKQLAADPSLHRLSIARAALTHFQLQFRSWMRPYALENPYQAKVWENRLATIERLLSYGETVVLKRYAAPVANKE
- the psbU gene encoding photosystem II complex extrinsic protein PsbU yields the protein MKRLMRVLAILFFVVGCLGWLGVPQQAVAANLSNVSLHSAILGVEVESAPRNRADDKLATDFGKKIDLNNTNVRAFQRYPGMYPNLAKKIIKNAPYENVEDVLNIEGLSDRQKELLQANLDKFTVTEPEAAFVEGDDRVNNGIYR
- a CDS encoding undecaprenyl-diphosphate phosphatase, whose product is MALSLPRWFKLASTGIAAFAVATLPSQVFSQPNPEIVAVPQIDIFQGIVLGMVQGLTEFLPISSTAHLKVVPVVLGWGDPGVAYTAVIQLGSIGAVLWYFWSDLKQITTGIFKAIATKNYSSYDFRLGLGIILGSIPIIFFGLLIKFLIPDFDNSPMRSLQVIAFTSIGLSLLLGLAEQVGRRKRGLDSLKLQDSIVVGLAQALALIPGVSRSGSTLTAALFTGLDRAPAARFSFLLGIPAITLAGLVELKGAIEIGLGNTGVLPLIAGIISAAVFSYAAIAWLLRFLQTHNTWVFVVYRLAFGIAILTAISTGLLQNT
- a CDS encoding DUF3120 domain-containing protein; translated protein: MVNHTLSSYSASPPVPTGENAIVPLPAIGSRQAWLFFAAAVFLVTVPVFIEAPLVRSLPSLSLALTGGWMALSLFLMSRPATHHWGDLLFGFSWSWLAGSLYWGWLRWEPLLHLPVEAIALPFALFCIWRNWGLIGSCFYLGSLFGTVVTDIYFYLVDLIPHWRQLMQVEPALAAPILQNALAQVHTSWGQLWAIVLASVLLTVGVLPLRKLQLHLWAFGGAVLSTILVDLLFWIAALAA